Proteins from one Athalia rosae chromosome 8, iyAthRosa1.1, whole genome shotgun sequence genomic window:
- the LOC105686752 gene encoding uncharacterized transmembrane protein DDB_G0289901-like isoform X1, translating to MEGKTEVKLVLSCILIVVCIPCAVFSDSGFYFPDQIEAHAESYSKAEVSQGQRGGYDEGLKNNEEIVHGPHYGDAGNIGGHDHHLSEVGHGYPGSANTNANTNANSQSHSQGFYGDGGNNPHQNGLDHGNYQNQAVNSNAQSSASGSGGGSGSSSNAQSSASGSGGGSGSSSNAQSSASGSGGVHGSSSNAGSSASGSGGGFGSSSNAGSSASGSGGVHGSSSNAGSSASGSGGIYGSSSNAGSSASGSGGGGLGSSSNAESSASSFGGSSGSSSNANSQGSSSALGHQTSSQSQSNSQSNSQGFHSNGYPYSSVSGSTSGSQSNGLGGSSASSASAVASTQFVDGIPIATASAAAAAASAGPGGSSSSSSSANSVASPAGLGYHRPGGLPGRWYLGGRIGTDDEESDMVSEDSESHDE from the exons ATGGAAGGCAAGACTGAAGTTAAATTAGTTTTAAGTTGTATTCTAATCGTCGTTTGCATCCCTTGTGCAG TATTTTCGGACTCGGGATTTTACTTTCCTGATCAGATTGAGGCGCACGCCGAGAGCTACAGCAAAGCCGAGGTCAGCCAAGGTCAACGGGGAGGCTACGACGAGGGTCTGAAAAATAATGAGGAGATAGTCCATGGGCCGCATTATGGTGACGCCGGAAACATCGGGGGACATGATCATCATTTATCGGAAGTGGGTCACGGTTATCCAGGATCCGCAAATACGAATGCGAACACCAACGCCAACAGCCAAAGCCATTCGCAAGGATTTTACGGAGACGGCGGAAATAATCCTCACCAGAACGGATTGGA TCACGGAAACTACCAAAATCAGGCCGTAAATTCAAACGCTCAAAGTTCCGCGTCCGGATCAGGAGGCGGTTCGGGGTCTTCTTCAAACGCTCAAAGTTCAGCGTCGGGATCAGGAGGCGGTTCGGGGTCTTCTTCAAACGCTCAAAGTTCAGCGTCGGGATCTGGAGGAGTTCATGGATCTTCTTCCAACGCCGGAAGTTCCGCATCCGGATCAGGAGGTGGTTTCGGATCTTCTTCAAACGCAGGAAGTTCCGCGTCGGGATCAGGAGGTGTTCATGGATCTTCTTCGAACGCCGGAAGTTCCGCGTCGGGATCAGGAGGTATTTATGGATCTTCTTCGAACGCCGGAAGTTCCGCGTCGGGATCAGGAGGAGGAGGTTTAGGATCGTCTTCAAACGCGGAGAGTTCCGCTTCATCGTTCGGAGGCAGTTCGGGATCTTCTTCGAATGCGAACTCTCAAGGATCATCGAGTGCCTTGGGCCACCAGACCTCCTCTCAAAGTCAAAGTAACTCCCAATCCAACTCTCAAGGATTTCACTCAAACGGATATCCGTACAGTTCGGTCTCGGGCTCAACTTCCGGAAGTCAATCGAATGGGCTGGGCGGTTCGTCGGCGAGCTCAGCGAGCGCTGTGGCTTCGACGCAATTCGTCGACGGGATTCCCATCGCCACTGCAAGCGCAgctgctgcagcagcatcCGCGGGTCCTGGAGGATCCAGCTCGTCTTCCAGCTCAGCGAATAGCGTTGCGAGTCCTGCAGGACTGGGATACCACAGACCTGGTGGATTGCCGGGAAGGTGGTACCTCGGTGGTAGAATAGGTACGGACGATGAGGAATCCGATATGGTATCTGAGGACAGCGAGAGCCACGATGAATAG
- the LOC105686143 gene encoding putative per-hexamer repeat protein 5 has translation MEFVKVTNVLYNIISVIILALLLSTASARPGKDFDREGTGCQGTAVAQSHASSSASSGTGVAPGQWSSGKSQGSDLSQEHLGLKHPHVGVSGGHSGQVHHVEHGNQGKKHHESGSEDGWEKSEEYWNEPEESVDKSEEFWNEYEEYWDGLEDSEHSHYDHDHDHHHEHNKGPKGSAGVGVGTHHGKVGVGIGAGKGSGSHGATGGASLGVSKNVGSASHHGGTSSGVNKNTGLGIGVELGLGSHHHEAGLGIGAGIGSGSHGPTGGASSGVSKNVGSGSHHGGTSLGVNKNTGLGIGVELGLGSHHHEAGLGIGAGIGSSSQGPTGGASSGVSKNVGSGSHHGGTSSGVNKNTGLGIGVELGLGSHHHEAGLGIGAGIGSGSHSPTGEASSGVSKNVGSSSHHGGTSSGVNKNTGLGIGVELGLGSHHHEAGLGIGAGIGSGSHGLTGEASSKANKNIGSASHHDGASTGISKNAGLGIGAEEGLQSHHGKAGPGVQPGIGSLGNHGDNFKGEESLSGSSSNSQSGSLSTSGANVPGSSSSNSKASSSSTGSGLGGSGSSSSSSSNSWASGTGSGSSSFSSSSSSSWSGSHPVGVKGH, from the exons ATGTCTTGTACAATATCATCTCTGTAATCATACTTGCGCTCCTACTGTCAACAGCGAGTGCTCGACCAG GTAAAGACTTTGATAGGGAAGGAACTGGATGTCAAGGGACTGCTGTTGCTCAAA GTCATGCTTCGTCAAGCGCTTCCTCTGGTACAGGCGTTGCTCCTGGACAATGGTCATCAGGTAAAAGTCAAGGCTCTGATCTTAGTCAGGAGCATTTAGGACTCAAGCATCCGCATGTGGGAGTTTCTGGAGGACATTCAGGCCAAGTTCATCATGTTGAACATGGAAATCAGGGTAAGAAACATCATGAGTCGGGATCCGAGGACGGTTgggaaaaatcagaagaatatTGGAATGAACCTGAAGAGTCTGTGGATAAATCTGAGGAGTTTTGGAACGAGTACGAAGAGTATTGGGATGGATTGGAAGATTCAGAACATAGTCATTATGATCATGATCATGATCATCACCATGAACACAATAAGGGACCCAAAGGTAGCGCCGGAGTAGGAGTCGGAACTCATCATGGTAAAGTCGGAGTTGGGATCGGAGCAGGAAAGGGATCCGGCTCTCATGGTGCGACAGGTGGAGCATCTTTAGGAGTGAGCAAAAATGTAGGATCTGCTTCTCATCACGGTGGAACATCTTCAGGCGTGAATAAGAACACGGGACTTGGAATTGGAGTAGAATTGGGACTCGGATCTCATCATCATGAGGCTGGCTTAGGCATCGGAGCAGGAATAGGATCCGGCTCTCATGGTCCAACAGGTGGAGCATCATCAGGAGTGAGCAAAAATGTAGGATCTGGTTCTCATCACGGTGGAACATCTTTAGGCGTGAATAAAAACACGGGACTTGGAATTGGAGTAGAATTGGGACTCGGATCTCATCATCATGAGGCTGGCTTAGGCATCGGAGCAGGAATAGGATCCAGCTCTCAAGGTCCAACAGGTGGAGCATCATCAGGAGTGAGCAAAAATGTAGGATCTGGTTCTCATCACGGTGGAACATCTTCAGGCGTGAATAAAAACACGGGACTTGGAATTGGAGTAGAATTGGGACTCGGATCTCATCATCATGAGGCTGGCTTAGGCATCGGAGCAGGAATAGGATCCGGCTCTCATAGTCCAACAGGTGAAGCATCATCAGGAGTGAGCAAAAATGTGGGATCTAGTTCTCATCACGGTGGAACATCTTCAGGCGTGAATAAAAACACGGGACTTGGAATTGGAGTAGAATTGGGACTCGGATCTCATCATCATGAGGCTGGCTTAGGCATCGGAGCAGGAATAGGATCCGGCTCTCATGGCCTGACAGGTGAAGCATCTTCAAAAGCGAACAAAAATATCGGTTCAGCATCACATCATGATGGAGCATCTACGGGAATAAGCAAAAATGCAGGACTTGGGATTGGAGCAGAAGAGGGACTCCAATCTCACCATGGCAAAGCTGGACCTGGTGTTCAACCAGGAATTGGATCTCTTGGCAATCATGGAGACAACTTCAAAGGTGAAGAATCTTTGTCAGGATCCTCCAGTAACTCTCAATCTGGTTCTCTTTCTACCAGTGGTGCAAACGTGCCTG GATCTAGCAGTAGCAATTCTAAAGCAAGCAGCAGTTCAACTGGCTCTGGATTAGGAGGCAGTGgaagtagcagcagcagcagcagtaatTCCTGGGCTTCTGGAACCGGAAGTGGCTCCTCGTCTTTCTCCAGCAGCAGTTCAAGCA GCTGGTCAGGATCACATCCGGTTGGTGTCAAGGGTCACTGA
- the LOC105686752 gene encoding uncharacterized transmembrane protein DDB_G0289901-like isoform X2, giving the protein MEGKTEVKLVLSCILIVVCIPCAVFSDSGFYFPDQIEAHAESYSKAEVSQGQRGGYDEGLKNNEEIVHGPHYGDAGNIGGHDHHLSEVGHGYPGSANTNANTNANSQSHSQGFYGDGGNNPHQNGLDHGNYQNQAVNSNAQSSASGSGGGSGSSSNAQSSASGSGGGSGSSSNAQSSASGSGGVHGSSSNAGSSASGSGGVHGSSSNAGSSASGSGGIYGSSSNAGSSASGSGGGGLGSSSNAESSASSFGGSSGSSSNANSQGSSSALGHQTSSQSQSNSQSNSQGFHSNGYPYSSVSGSTSGSQSNGLGGSSASSASAVASTQFVDGIPIATASAAAAAASAGPGGSSSSSSSANSVASPAGLGYHRPGGLPGRWYLGGRIGTDDEESDMVSEDSESHDE; this is encoded by the exons ATGGAAGGCAAGACTGAAGTTAAATTAGTTTTAAGTTGTATTCTAATCGTCGTTTGCATCCCTTGTGCAG TATTTTCGGACTCGGGATTTTACTTTCCTGATCAGATTGAGGCGCACGCCGAGAGCTACAGCAAAGCCGAGGTCAGCCAAGGTCAACGGGGAGGCTACGACGAGGGTCTGAAAAATAATGAGGAGATAGTCCATGGGCCGCATTATGGTGACGCCGGAAACATCGGGGGACATGATCATCATTTATCGGAAGTGGGTCACGGTTATCCAGGATCCGCAAATACGAATGCGAACACCAACGCCAACAGCCAAAGCCATTCGCAAGGATTTTACGGAGACGGCGGAAATAATCCTCACCAGAACGGATTGGA TCACGGAAACTACCAAAATCAGGCCGTAAATTCAAACGCTCAAAGTTCCGCGTCCGGATCAGGAGGCGGTTCGGGGTCTTCTTCAAACGCTCAAAGTTCAGCGTCGGGATCAGGAGGCGGTTCGGGGTCTTCTTCAAACGCTCAAAGTTCAGCGTCGGGATCTGGAGGAGTTCATGGATCTTCTTCCAACGCCG GAAGTTCCGCGTCGGGATCAGGAGGTGTTCATGGATCTTCTTCGAACGCCGGAAGTTCCGCGTCGGGATCAGGAGGTATTTATGGATCTTCTTCGAACGCCGGAAGTTCCGCGTCGGGATCAGGAGGAGGAGGTTTAGGATCGTCTTCAAACGCGGAGAGTTCCGCTTCATCGTTCGGAGGCAGTTCGGGATCTTCTTCGAATGCGAACTCTCAAGGATCATCGAGTGCCTTGGGCCACCAGACCTCCTCTCAAAGTCAAAGTAACTCCCAATCCAACTCTCAAGGATTTCACTCAAACGGATATCCGTACAGTTCGGTCTCGGGCTCAACTTCCGGAAGTCAATCGAATGGGCTGGGCGGTTCGTCGGCGAGCTCAGCGAGCGCTGTGGCTTCGACGCAATTCGTCGACGGGATTCCCATCGCCACTGCAAGCGCAgctgctgcagcagcatcCGCGGGTCCTGGAGGATCCAGCTCGTCTTCCAGCTCAGCGAATAGCGTTGCGAGTCCTGCAGGACTGGGATACCACAGACCTGGTGGATTGCCGGGAAGGTGGTACCTCGGTGGTAGAATAGGTACGGACGATGAGGAATCCGATATGGTATCTGAGGACAGCGAGAGCCACGATGAATAG
- the LOC105686771 gene encoding glycine-rich cell wall structural protein 1-like isoform X2, translating to MRRQQQAKILVGFIAALLVVGENVQRANANAIRTKRGGGGNAGSFSASSSSSSSSSSGVAGGGTKSFATSKSDSSSSGGGAGGGASASANSGAIAFGDGLIGGGSKGYGGNGFEGHHGGLTSGSGHSGSGLLGGGSYGGGNQGGYAGGGSGGYGGSGQGGYGGGSHGTGFGGGSHGGYGSGSQGLYGGGYNGGAAGGGGGGGGYIGGAAGGGGGGGGYANGNTGGYDGGYNTGLGHGQGQGNYGAGQAGGLGHAGSYSQGGGSGGFGSQGGSGGYGGNSGHGGQLGGGSGSYGGQLGGGSGSYGGNSGYGGQLGGGSGGYGGNSGHGGQLGGGSGGIGSSGANAEAGSKASASAGAGASGAGGSGLGNEGYGGQGGFGGHGGQGGFGGHGDQGGFGGHGGQGGFGGQGGFGGQGGQGGNQGSYGGGHRGYGGTKGGHGGNHGGVGGGAAHAASSANANAGAGSNHYDIFSRMGEVEEGANESGTVEGAKGVYSSSAVEIDSSGKGTYEVKAGKIP from the exons CAAATGCCATCCGTACGAAACGTGGAGGTGGTGGAAATGCCGGTTCTTTCAGTGCAAGTTCATCGTCAAGTTCAAGTAGTTCATCCGGAGTAGCTGGAGGTGGAACAAAGAGTTTTGCAACGTCTAAATCTGACTCTTCGAGTAGCGGTGGAGGAGCTGGGGGAGGCGCAAGCGCATCCGCTAACTCTGGAGCAATCGCGTTTGGCGATGGTCTAATTGGGGGTGGAAGTAAAGGCTACGGAGGCAATGGTTTCGAGGGTCACCATGGTGGTTTAACTTCTGGAAGTGGACATAGCGGCTCAGGTTTATTGGGAGGTGGAAGTTACGGAGGTGGCAATCAAGGTGGATACGCAGGTGGTGGTTCAGGTGGCTACGGAGGTAGTGGTCAAGGTGGCTACGGAGGTGGCAGTCATGGTACAGGTTTCGGAGGTGGCAGCCACGGTGGTTACGGGTCTGGAAGCCAAGGTCTTTATGGAGGCGGATATAACGGTGGAGCtgcaggaggaggaggaggaggaggaggatataTCGGTGGAGCtgcaggaggaggaggaggaggaggaggatatgCCAATGGCAACACCGGAG GTTACGATGGAGGCTACAACACAGGCTTGGGCCATGGACAAGGTCAAGGGAATTATGGCGCAGGCCAGGCTGGCGGGCTTGGACATGCCGGTAGTTATTCTCAAGGAGGAGGTTCAGGAGGATTTGGAAGTCAAGGCGGATCAGGTGGTTACGGTGGGAATAGTGGTCACGGAG GTCAACTAGGAGGTGGCTCAGGTAGTTACGGAGGTCAACTAGGAGGTGGCTCAGGTAGTTACGGTGGAAATAGTGGTTACGGAGGACAACTAGGAGGTGGCTCAGGTGGTTACGGTGGTAATAGTGGTCACGGAGGTCAACTAGGAGGTGGCTCAGGTGGTATCGGATCCTCTGGTGCAAATGCGGAAGCAGGAAGCAAAGCCAGCGCTAGCGCTGGAGCAGGTGCGTCAGGGGCGGGTGGCTCTGGACTTGGAAATGAAGGCTACGGAGGCCAAGGAGGCTTTGGAGGTCATGGAGGCCAAGGAGGCTTTGGAGGTCATGGAGATCAAGGAGGCTTTGGAGGTCATGGAGGCCAAGGAGGCTTTGGAGGTCAAGGAGGCTTTGGAGGCCAAGGAGGCCAAGGAGGAAATCAAGGGAGTTACGGTGGAGGCCACCGGGGTTACGGAGGAACTAAAGGAGGCCACGGTGGAAATCATGGAGGTGTTGGAGGTGGTGCTGCTCACGCTGCAAGCAGTGCAAACGCCAATGCCGGAGCTGGTAGCAATCACTATGA TATTTTCTCTCGAATGGGAGAAGTAGAAGAGGGTGCAAACGAAAGCGGTACCGTAGAGGGTGCAAAAGGTGTTTACAGCAGCAGTGCAGTCGAAATCGACTCATCTGGGAAAGGAACGTACGAAGTAAAAGCTGGAAAGATTCCTTAG
- the LOC105686771 gene encoding glycine-rich cell wall structural protein-like isoform X1 encodes MRRQQQAKILVGFIAALLVVGENVQRANANAIRTKRGGGGNAGSFSASSSSSSSSSSGVAGGGTKSFATSKSDSSSSGGGAGGGASASANSGAIAFGDGLIGGGSKGYGGNGFEGHHGGLTSGSGHSGSGLLGGGSYGGGNQGGYAGGGSGGYGGSGQGGYGGGSHGTGFGGGSHGGYGSGSQGLYGGGYNGGAAGGGGGGGGYIGGAAGGGGGGGGYANGNTGGYDGGYNTGLGHGQGQGNYGAGQAGGLGHAGSYSQGGGSGGFGSQGGSGGYGGNSGHGGQLGGGSGSYGGQLGGGSGSYGGQLGGGSGSYGGNSGYGGQLGGGSGGYGGNSGHGGQLGGGSGGIGSSGANAEAGSKASASAGAGASGAGGSGLGNEGYGGQGGFGGHGGQGGFGGHGDQGGFGGHGGQGGFGGQGGFGGQGGQGGNQGSYGGGHRGYGGTKGGHGGNHGGVGGGAAHAASSANANAGAGSNHYDIFSRMGEVEEGANESGTVEGAKGVYSSSAVEIDSSGKGTYEVKAGKIP; translated from the exons CAAATGCCATCCGTACGAAACGTGGAGGTGGTGGAAATGCCGGTTCTTTCAGTGCAAGTTCATCGTCAAGTTCAAGTAGTTCATCCGGAGTAGCTGGAGGTGGAACAAAGAGTTTTGCAACGTCTAAATCTGACTCTTCGAGTAGCGGTGGAGGAGCTGGGGGAGGCGCAAGCGCATCCGCTAACTCTGGAGCAATCGCGTTTGGCGATGGTCTAATTGGGGGTGGAAGTAAAGGCTACGGAGGCAATGGTTTCGAGGGTCACCATGGTGGTTTAACTTCTGGAAGTGGACATAGCGGCTCAGGTTTATTGGGAGGTGGAAGTTACGGAGGTGGCAATCAAGGTGGATACGCAGGTGGTGGTTCAGGTGGCTACGGAGGTAGTGGTCAAGGTGGCTACGGAGGTGGCAGTCATGGTACAGGTTTCGGAGGTGGCAGCCACGGTGGTTACGGGTCTGGAAGCCAAGGTCTTTATGGAGGCGGATATAACGGTGGAGCtgcaggaggaggaggaggaggaggaggatataTCGGTGGAGCtgcaggaggaggaggaggaggaggaggatatgCCAATGGCAACACCGGAG GTTACGATGGAGGCTACAACACAGGCTTGGGCCATGGACAAGGTCAAGGGAATTATGGCGCAGGCCAGGCTGGCGGGCTTGGACATGCCGGTAGTTATTCTCAAGGAGGAGGTTCAGGAGGATTTGGAAGTCAAGGCGGATCAGGTGGTTACGGTGGGAATAGTGGTCACGGAGGTCAACTAGGAGGTGGCTCAGGTAGTTACGGAGGTCAACTAGGAGGTGGCTCAGGTAGTTACGGAGGTCAACTAGGAGGTGGCTCAGGTAGTTACGGTGGAAATAGTGGTTACGGAGGACAACTAGGAGGTGGCTCAGGTGGTTACGGTGGTAATAGTGGTCACGGAGGTCAACTAGGAGGTGGCTCAGGTGGTATCGGATCCTCTGGTGCAAATGCGGAAGCAGGAAGCAAAGCCAGCGCTAGCGCTGGAGCAGGTGCGTCAGGGGCGGGTGGCTCTGGACTTGGAAATGAAGGCTACGGAGGCCAAGGAGGCTTTGGAGGTCATGGAGGCCAAGGAGGCTTTGGAGGTCATGGAGATCAAGGAGGCTTTGGAGGTCATGGAGGCCAAGGAGGCTTTGGAGGTCAAGGAGGCTTTGGAGGCCAAGGAGGCCAAGGAGGAAATCAAGGGAGTTACGGTGGAGGCCACCGGGGTTACGGAGGAACTAAAGGAGGCCACGGTGGAAATCATGGAGGTGTTGGAGGTGGTGCTGCTCACGCTGCAAGCAGTGCAAACGCCAATGCCGGAGCTGGTAGCAATCACTATGA TATTTTCTCTCGAATGGGAGAAGTAGAAGAGGGTGCAAACGAAAGCGGTACCGTAGAGGGTGCAAAAGGTGTTTACAGCAGCAGTGCAGTCGAAATCGACTCATCTGGGAAAGGAACGTACGAAGTAAAAGCTGGAAAGATTCCTTAG